Proteins encoded within one genomic window of Pararhizobium capsulatum DSM 1112:
- the galU gene encoding UTP--glucose-1-phosphate uridylyltransferase GalU, producing the protein MSDKRKVRKAVFPVAGLGTRFLPATKAVPKEMLTVVDKPVIQYVVDEAINAGIEHLIFVTGRGKAVIEDYFDIQVELDQTLRERNKKAELTLLEGILPPAGTTSFTRQQSPLGLGHAVWCARELVGNEPFALLLPDMIMQGEKGCLKGMVELYEQSGGNVIGVEECAPDQAHKYGIVGVGDRIGEGYRITGMVEKPAPGTAPSNFFINGRYILQPEIFPILETQERGAGNEIQLTDGMIKLSRDQSFAAYHFQGTTYDCGAKDGFILANVAFALQRADMRSAVEGPLRELVAGLK; encoded by the coding sequence ATGAGTGACAAGCGTAAAGTCCGCAAAGCCGTGTTCCCCGTCGCGGGTCTCGGAACCCGTTTCCTGCCGGCCACCAAGGCCGTGCCGAAGGAAATGCTGACCGTCGTCGATAAGCCGGTCATTCAATACGTCGTCGATGAGGCGATCAATGCGGGCATCGAGCACCTGATCTTCGTCACCGGTCGCGGCAAGGCAGTCATCGAGGACTATTTCGACATTCAGGTCGAACTCGATCAAACCCTGCGCGAACGAAACAAGAAGGCTGAGCTCACCTTGCTCGAAGGTATCCTGCCCCCGGCCGGAACCACCAGCTTTACCCGCCAGCAATCGCCGCTTGGCCTTGGCCACGCGGTCTGGTGTGCCCGTGAGCTGGTCGGCAACGAGCCCTTCGCGCTGCTGCTTCCCGACATGATCATGCAGGGTGAAAAGGGTTGCCTGAAGGGTATGGTCGAGCTCTACGAACAGAGCGGCGGCAATGTTATCGGGGTTGAAGAGTGCGCTCCGGACCAGGCCCACAAATACGGTATTGTCGGCGTCGGCGACCGGATCGGCGAAGGCTACAGGATCACCGGAATGGTCGAGAAGCCGGCCCCGGGCACCGCACCTTCCAACTTCTTCATCAATGGACGCTACATCCTGCAGCCGGAAATCTTCCCGATCCTCGAAACGCAGGAGCGTGGCGCAGGCAACGAGATCCAGCTGACCGATGGCATGATCAAGCTATCGAGGGACCAGTCATTCGCGGCCTATCATTTCCAGGGCACGACCTATGACTGCGGCGCCAAGGATGGGTTCATTCTGGCGAATGTTGCTTTTGCGCTGCAGCGTGCGGATATGCGATCGGCTGTAGAAGGCCCGCTCAGGGAACTTGTCGCCGGGCTCAAGTAA
- a CDS encoding lytic murein transglycosylase, which translates to MTAATFMSSTPAFADQGFQTWINSFYETAAKAGISKATYRAAFSGVKSPDPVVLEKAAYQPEFKHKIWEYVDSRVNPYTVRIGQEMAVKHARTLAALERHFGVERSVILAIWSMESNYGAVLEKDDRLHYVPRALATLAYADPKRAKYAKTQLVAALKILQNGDVSPRELNGSWAGAMGHTQFIPTSYLLYAVDADGNGHRDIWNSIPDALATTANLLKKNGWQTGQTWGYEVAVPANGSQYAGQTKSLGQWAALGFARPNGKGFRNPDQRAELKMPGGAGSPGFLMAKNFFVIKRYNASDSYALGVGLLADEIAGYGGMQQAWARPDGTLDIKQKFELQNRLKELGYYDGEVDGNFGSGSKAAIQAFQNRNGMSPDGEPTQQLLKALRN; encoded by the coding sequence ATGACCGCCGCGACCTTCATGTCATCCACGCCGGCCTTTGCCGATCAGGGCTTCCAGACATGGATCAACAGCTTTTACGAAACCGCCGCTAAGGCAGGGATCAGCAAGGCAACCTATCGAGCGGCATTTTCCGGCGTCAAGTCGCCCGATCCGGTCGTCCTGGAAAAGGCCGCCTATCAGCCTGAGTTCAAGCACAAGATCTGGGAATATGTCGATAGCCGCGTAAACCCCTATACAGTGCGCATCGGCCAGGAAATGGCTGTGAAGCATGCTCGCACGCTGGCCGCTCTGGAGCGGCACTTCGGCGTCGAGCGCTCGGTCATCCTGGCGATCTGGTCGATGGAATCCAACTATGGCGCGGTTCTCGAAAAGGACGATCGCCTTCACTACGTGCCGCGTGCGCTCGCAACGCTCGCCTATGCCGATCCGAAGCGCGCGAAATATGCCAAGACCCAGCTCGTCGCGGCCCTGAAAATCCTGCAGAACGGGGACGTTTCTCCGCGGGAGCTCAACGGTTCCTGGGCAGGCGCCATGGGCCATACCCAGTTCATCCCCACCAGTTACCTGCTCTATGCGGTCGATGCCGACGGTAACGGCCATCGCGACATCTGGAACTCCATTCCCGATGCGCTCGCAACCACAGCCAACCTCCTGAAGAAGAATGGTTGGCAGACAGGCCAGACCTGGGGTTATGAGGTCGCCGTGCCGGCGAACGGCAGCCAGTATGCCGGCCAGACAAAGTCGCTAGGCCAATGGGCAGCCCTAGGTTTTGCCCGTCCGAACGGCAAGGGCTTCCGCAATCCTGACCAACGCGCGGAGCTCAAAATGCCGGGCGGCGCTGGCAGCCCGGGCTTCCTGATGGCCAAGAACTTCTTCGTCATCAAGCGGTACAACGCCTCTGACTCTTATGCACTCGGCGTCGGCCTGCTTGCCGACGAGATCGCCGGCTACGGCGGCATGCAGCAGGCCTGGGCGCGCCCCGACGGCACGCTGGACATAAAACAGAAGTTCGAGCTGCAGAATCGTTTGAAGGAGCTCGGCTATTACGACGGCGAGGTCGATGGCAACTTCGGCTCCGGGTCTAAGGCAGCGATCCAGGCGTTCCAGAACCGCAACGGCATGTCCCCGGATGGCGAACCAACGCAGCAGCTCCTGAAAGCCCTGCGCAACTAA
- a CDS encoding SGNH/GDSL hydrolase family protein: MTTVKMISRFLQRITRFTVLAITVVALAVTTVVIVSPPEAAAQERRTLLQFLFGRPKPRQPIYDDVPVYQPRQQRQQSRPQKKRQKAVVTVTTEPPPPVIQKSENAKKVLVVGDFVAGSLADGLDTAFETTPGIVVESRSSGSSGLVREDYFNWQKTLPTYVAELKPDLIIISLGANDRQQMAIGDGMEKFKTETWLGEYTRRAASLASLAHSNGTPLLWVGMPAFQSTAMTADMVTFNTLFRTETEKVNGTFVDVWDGFVDEGGKFVMTGSDINGQQVRLRGSDGINLTKAGKRKLAFYVEKDIRKILGDAAASSSDIPGGDDLKDLIVSAPAANEDIIQTQPISLKDPDLDGGSALMDANAIPAGSGKSPRDLLVEKGEVAAAPEGRVDDFRLAKPGTVLSNPVIRN; this comes from the coding sequence ATGACGACGGTCAAGATGATTTCAAGATTTCTTCAACGCATCACACGCTTCACGGTTCTGGCAATAACCGTCGTTGCGCTTGCGGTGACCACCGTCGTTATCGTTTCGCCTCCTGAGGCCGCGGCCCAGGAGCGACGCACGCTTCTGCAGTTCCTGTTCGGTCGCCCGAAACCGCGCCAACCAATCTATGATGACGTCCCCGTCTATCAGCCGCGACAACAACGCCAGCAATCGCGGCCGCAGAAGAAACGCCAGAAAGCCGTGGTGACCGTCACGACGGAACCACCACCGCCTGTCATCCAGAAATCGGAAAATGCCAAGAAGGTGCTTGTGGTCGGCGACTTCGTTGCCGGAAGCCTTGCCGATGGGCTGGATACCGCCTTTGAAACCACGCCCGGTATTGTCGTGGAAAGCCGTTCCAGCGGATCGTCAGGCCTTGTGCGCGAGGACTATTTCAACTGGCAGAAGACATTACCGACCTATGTCGCCGAGCTGAAACCGGATCTGATCATCATCAGCCTCGGCGCCAACGACCGGCAGCAGATGGCGATCGGTGACGGAATGGAGAAGTTCAAGACCGAAACGTGGCTTGGCGAATACACCCGGCGCGCGGCCTCGCTTGCGAGCCTTGCCCACAGCAATGGAACCCCGCTTCTGTGGGTCGGCATGCCGGCCTTCCAGTCTACGGCGATGACGGCTGATATGGTGACCTTCAACACCCTCTTCCGCACGGAGACGGAAAAAGTCAACGGCACCTTTGTCGATGTCTGGGATGGTTTTGTCGACGAAGGCGGCAAGTTCGTCATGACTGGCTCCGATATCAATGGGCAACAGGTTCGTTTGCGCGGATCCGACGGGATCAACCTGACCAAAGCCGGCAAACGCAAGCTCGCCTTCTATGTCGAGAAAGATATCCGCAAGATTCTCGGCGATGCTGCAGCTTCGAGCTCCGATATTCCCGGCGGTGATGACCTGAAGGACCTGATCGTCAGCGCGCCCGCGGCAAACGAGGATATCATCCAGACCCAGCCCATCAGCCTCAAGGATCCCGACCTGGATGGCGGCAGCGCCCTGATGGATGCCAACGCGATCCCTGCCGGCAGCGGCAAAAGCCCCCGCGACCTGCTTGTCGAGAAGGGAGAGGTGGCCGCCGCTCCGGAGGGCCGGGTTGATGACTTCCGACTTGCCAAGCCCGGCACCGTTCTCAGCAATCCGGTGATCCGTAACTGA